In Halovivax gelatinilyticus, the following are encoded in one genomic region:
- a CDS encoding tRNA pseudouridine(54/55) synthase Pus10 has translation MSLTDAAADLLAGGPVCDACLGRPFADRSFGLRNDERGRALRTTLALDADEPYEPVDPAACWVCEGYCGTYDAIADAVCETLDGIDFASYQLGTVVPPLVEENDRLLREDAGLEPDAGEPLKREVNREVGRRVGTRTGVEFDLERPDVLAVVDLSAFDPLAVLEDGEAVTTHAVDRQINPAFVYGRYRKIDRDIPQTEWPCRECGGSGSQLSDDGEEPCEYCGGSGYLYDTSIEQVVRPHVVEAMDGREGTFHGAGREDVDARMLGTGRPFVLEVKHPRRRTPDVDALEAEINEAAAGAVEVEGLRLATHEMVERVKEHDASKRYRAAVRFDEPVAADDLESVFDELEGTTVEQYTPQRVDHRRAELTRERTVYAIDGDPGIVDEMEDSADEKPSDRDAERVATATIEIHGAGGLYIKELISGDDGRTEPSVAGLLDVGAEVLALDVLAVTGEDEPFERAEYFEDEGDREDELTPDGESESNDESAANDEAASTEERSR, from the coding sequence ATGAGTCTCACGGATGCGGCGGCCGACCTGCTCGCGGGCGGCCCCGTCTGTGACGCCTGTCTCGGTCGGCCGTTCGCCGACCGGAGCTTCGGGCTGCGAAACGACGAACGGGGCCGGGCGCTGCGGACGACGCTGGCACTCGACGCGGACGAGCCCTACGAGCCGGTCGACCCCGCCGCGTGCTGGGTCTGTGAGGGCTACTGCGGGACGTACGACGCGATCGCCGACGCCGTCTGCGAGACGCTCGACGGCATCGACTTTGCGAGTTACCAGCTCGGCACGGTCGTTCCCCCGCTGGTCGAGGAGAACGACCGCCTGCTCCGCGAAGACGCCGGCCTGGAGCCCGACGCCGGCGAACCGCTAAAGCGCGAGGTCAACCGGGAAGTGGGTCGACGCGTCGGAACACGCACCGGCGTCGAGTTCGACCTCGAACGCCCCGACGTGCTCGCCGTGGTCGACCTCTCGGCGTTCGACCCGCTGGCCGTGCTCGAAGACGGCGAAGCCGTCACCACCCACGCCGTCGACCGGCAGATCAACCCGGCGTTCGTCTACGGGCGCTACCGCAAGATCGACCGCGACATTCCGCAGACGGAGTGGCCCTGCCGGGAGTGCGGCGGTAGCGGGAGCCAGCTTTCCGACGACGGCGAGGAACCCTGCGAGTACTGCGGCGGCTCGGGGTACCTCTACGACACCAGCATCGAGCAGGTCGTCCGTCCGCACGTCGTCGAGGCCATGGACGGCCGCGAGGGAACGTTCCACGGCGCCGGCAGAGAGGACGTCGACGCGCGCATGCTGGGGACCGGCCGACCGTTCGTCCTCGAGGTGAAACACCCCCGTCGCCGGACGCCCGACGTCGACGCGCTCGAAGCCGAGATCAACGAGGCCGCCGCGGGCGCCGTCGAAGTCGAGGGCCTTCGTCTCGCCACCCACGAGATGGTCGAACGCGTCAAGGAACACGACGCGAGCAAGCGCTATCGCGCGGCCGTTCGGTTCGACGAACCGGTCGCGGCCGACGATCTGGAGTCGGTCTTCGACGAACTCGAGGGGACGACCGTCGAGCAATACACGCCCCAGCGCGTCGATCACCGCCGGGCGGAGTTGACTCGCGAGCGGACCGTCTACGCGATCGACGGCGACCCCGGGATCGTCGACGAGATGGAAGACAGCGCGGACGAGAAACCGTCGGACCGCGATGCGGAGCGTGTGGCCACCGCCACGATCGAGATCCACGGCGCGGGCGGCCTCTACATCAAGGAGCTGATCAGCGGCGACGACGGCCGAACGGAACCGAGCGTGGCCGGTCTCCTCGACGTCGGTGCCGAGGTGCTCGCGCTCGACGTGCTCGCCGTCACGGGCGAGGACGAACCGTTCGAACGAGCCGAGTACTTCGAAGACGAGGGCGACCGGGAAGACGAACTGACGCCGGATGGGGAGTCCGAGTCGAACGACGAATCCGCGGCGAACGACGAAGCCGCATCGACGGAGGAGCGATCGCGATGA